CTGTATCAGCATCCTCCTCTTTGATTGAGAGGCCCAAGTCTGAGGCCATTTTCTTTATCTCTCCGTCTCTAATTACCTCTCCTATCGTAAGGCGGATCCAGTAGTCTGCTCGTGGAACCCCCGGAGAGAACGGTCTTGCCCTTGACACCTGAGGCTCAGATTCTCTGGCCTGTTTGATTCTGGCTATCCATTTGTCCGCATATTCTGGACCCACCCTGTTTTCAGCAAGATAGACTAGTTGCCCTTCCAGATTGTTCAACTGTTCCTCTACCTTCTGCATGGTGTCTTCATAGGTATGGTCTGCCTTCAGGATGTTGATATTCCCGTGGGCAGCCTTCAGTTTCGTCAAGAAGTTTGTAGGTATCTCGACATTTCTTTCCTTGAGATCGCCAAGCAGTTCCTCTAGAACTTTCCAGACAGCGTAGTAATTCCACATAGTATAAGCCTCCTAGACATCCTCTTCTTCCCCTCTCTCCCTTTTCTTCAACAGTGGGATAGTAGGGGCCCTACAACTAGGTACCGGAACTGGCGTCATGCACCCATCACAAAGAAAAATACAATTAATTATTCTTCTACCTCGGGGAAGTATTTATTCTTAACACGTTCTACGAATTTCTTGTTCCAATTCAAGTCTGTTTCGAGACCGATGTTGTCCCGTTCATCTTCAATAAAGTCTGAGTAAGAATCTTCCAAAAGCCATCCATCTTCAAGAAGTGTCTCAGCAGTTTGCCTATAGGTGCGAGGAATATGCTCTTCTTTTGCAGCTATGCGTCGAACTGCGTTTAATATATCCGCAGGGTTGACTCCTTGTGGGCACACCTCCGTGCAGGAATGACACTTACTACAGACCCATAGTTCACGGCTGGAGAGAAGGTCTTCAACTAAGCCCAGTTGAACCATTCGTATAATTTTTCGAGGACCTTCGTATTCATCACTATGTTGAGTGAGAATGCATCCTGCAGTACACGTGCCGCACTGGAAACACATCTTCAGGCTTTCACCACCCGGTTCTCTCAACACCTGATATTTGAACCCAGGATCTACAATGGCAGGCGTTCGATGCGCTACAGGTTCTTTCCTTTCTGTTGTTTCTTCAGTCATGTACTCCACCCACAGATATCTTTGCAGGAAGACTTTTGTTTTCAAACAAACATTCGGTATTAATACTTCCCAATCATGAATTCTAGCTAATGAATACACTACTATAACCTGACATGTTCATATCTCCACTTCTTCAACCTCAAACCAGCCTAGTGGGTTTCATAACTAATCACGTATGAAGTGATATTACTTGATAGGAGTGCAGGAGCTTGAATCCCCCAAAGTCTGCTACCTGCTCGCAGGTTAGCCCGATATTACGCCTTCTTCGCATGCTGCATAGGAAATATTAATCATGGTCAAATTATTTGAATATATGCTCAACCATTTAAATATATCACTGAAGAGGAGGAAAACAATGAAACCCATCAACCTAATTGAATCAGATATAGAGAAGCTTTCCAAGGTGTTTCAAACGCTATCAGACCCATTGAGACTGTGCATTATAGAGATTCTGACACAAGGTGAGAATATCACCGTAAGTGAAATAGCTGAAAGAGTGAATCTGAGTATTAGCAGCGTTGGTCATCAATTGAACAAACTAAAGGATAGAGGATTTGTGGGAGCCAAAAAGATAGGCCGAAAAGCGATTCATAGAATCGAAGATGATTGTATTCATGCCATTTTGAGGAGTACAAAATAGCTCGTTGCCCTACCACCCTCAGGGCATTTGTGAATCGACTGCAGAAAAACAATGTACACAAGATTCAATAAGTCGGAACAGTCGATTTTCCAAAACATCGCGCTAGGGGGATAATGCCGCCATTTCCACTAGGAGGGACTTCTCTGAGAACTTGGATGACTTCACCATCTTGGCTTACTGACTATTTCAATAGAGAATGACCCCCGCTTTTGACTATATTCTACATAATTACCGGATATTCACAAAATCCCGTGTTTCCTAGGACTAGACGAAAGAGAATTAGACTGAGAAGTTACTTCATTTAGGTTCCTTACCCAAAATCCACTACAGCTGGTACTTACGTATGAGGATGCAGATTACTATTCCCAAGGCAGCCACTCCTATAATCAACAGCACATAGGACAAGGAAGGCCCATTCGGCGTTGGAGACGCTACAGTAAATGGCTGAACCGATATCTGAATAACGCTCACATTATTTGAAACTAGAACTGAAGCAGGAACCCACACTTCTTTCCGATACCACGAAGATGGGTCTGCGGAGGGGTCAAATGTTAGAGTTTGATATGACGCTGTGTGGAATTCCCAACCCATAGCAAACTGGGATTGATTGAGATCAGGATTTTGCCAAATGGTATCATAGTTGCTTTCAATGGGTCCACCGCTGTAATTATAGGACCATATGAAGGGCGTGAACTCGGCAGAGATATTCCAGTTATGAGTACAATTCTGGGAGACAACCTCAAGCCAAGCTGTCTTCATCGAATCTAGATAACATGCTCCAAAGAAAACATCAACTGCAAGCACATCACCCAAACCTCCTGTTGAAGTATATTCCAACGTGAATATTAATTCAACATAATGGCTTGTGTTCATGCCTGCGA
The DNA window shown above is from Candidatus Lokiarchaeota archaeon and carries:
- a CDS encoding DUF2096 domain-containing protein; protein product: MWNYYAVWKVLEELLGDLKERNVEIPTNFLTKLKAAHGNINILKADHTYEDTMQKVEEQLNNLEGQLVYLAENRVGPEYADKWIARIKQARESEPQVSRARPFSPGVPRADYWIRLTIGEVIRDGEIKKMASDLGLSIKEEDADTVIVHGEEAKVKSLVKNMTAKMREERDRA
- a CDS encoding metalloregulator ArsR/SmtB family transcription factor, with amino-acid sequence MVKLFEYMLNHLNISLKRRKTMKPINLIESDIEKLSKVFQTLSDPLRLCIIEILTQGENITVSEIAERVNLSISSVGHQLNKLKDRGFVGAKKIGRKAIHRIEDDCIHAILRSTK
- a CDS encoding heterodisulfide reductase: MTEETTERKEPVAHRTPAIVDPGFKYQVLREPGGESLKMCFQCGTCTAGCILTQHSDEYEGPRKIIRMVQLGLVEDLLSSRELWVCSKCHSCTEVCPQGVNPADILNAVRRIAAKEEHIPRTYRQTAETLLEDGWLLEDSYSDFIEDERDNIGLETDLNWNKKFVERVKNKYFPEVEE